Proteins encoded by one window of Bactrocera oleae isolate idBacOlea1 chromosome 4, idBacOlea1, whole genome shotgun sequence:
- the LOC106619366 gene encoding uncharacterized protein produces MFCKVALICLLGITATNGRILNNRKYPFYRPQNTNEFYPRAVIPDYTSKDYGDASKIVGLSFSMAPPSRDLLPPYEDYGGAQMYTNGIFRSELPVWQFRNERLAQDEEVEQLDSKPYPYEVLNRVLPKIEEPTDFQPLENQLQTQEQQINQVAGDVKIVQQSINEFENHLKGVAAVLVPQNKAQIGVIGISLKLTPKLGEVQLDNLYSSMFGQDPTEANSSEKEKELDKLIASMIEEDSTYSSGLEKEKEVANIISSMIVADSSDGDSEEKEKELDKLISCMIEEDSTYSSCLEKEKEVANIISSMIVADSSDGDSEEKEKDLKKLLANLFEDDYSDNAKNLIQKTDKNSDEEEDLNKMFAGEAPKEKGGKIEARDIYYLFGL; encoded by the exons ATGTTCTGTAAAGTGGCACTGATTTGTTTGCTAGGGATAACAGCGACAAATGGCCGCATATTAAACAATAGGAAATATCCATTTTAtcgcccacaaaacacaaatGAGTTCTACCCAAGAGCAGTTATACCAGATTACACTTCAAAGGACTATGGAGATGCGTCGAAAATCGTAGGTTTATCGTTCAGCATGGCGCCCCCCT CACGCGATTTATTGCCGCCCTATGAAGATTACGGTGGCGCGCAGATGTATACGAATGGAATCTTTCGAAGCGAGTTACCTGTTTGGCAGTTTCGAAACGAAAGACTAGCGCAAGATGAAGAAGTCGAACAATTGGACTCGAAACCCTACCCTTACGAAGTTCTTAATCGCGTTTTACCGAAGATAGAGGAGCCCACCGATTTCCAACCGCTCGAGAATCAATTGCAGACGCAAGAGCAACAGATAAACCAAGTTGCGGGCGATGTAAAAATTGTACAGCAAAGTATTAACGAGTTCGAGAACCATCTGAAAGGTGTTGCTGCAGTTTTAGTACCGCAAAATAAGGCTCAAATTGGAGTTATAGGCATTAGTCTGAAGCTGACGCCCAAGCTTGGTGAGGTGCAACTGGATAATCTTTATTCTAGTATGTTTGGACAAGATCCCACAGAAGCAAATAGCTCAGAGAAGGAAAAAGAATTGGATAAATTAATTGCAAGTATGATTGAAGAAGACTCTACATACAGCAGTGGCTTAGAGAAGGAAAAAGAAGttgcaaatataatttcaaGCATGATTGTAGCAGACTCTTCAGATGGCGATAGCGAAGAGAAGGAAAAAGAATTGGATAAATTAATTTCATGTATGATTGAAGAAGACTCTACATACAGCAGTTGCTTAGAGAAGGAAAAAGAAGttgcaaatataatttcaaGCATGATTGTAGCAGACTCTTCAGATGGCGATAGCGAAGAGAAGGAAAAAGATTTGAAAAAACTTCTTGCGAATTTGTTTGAAGACGATTACAGCGATAACGCAAAGAATCTTATTCAAAAGACAGACAAAAACAGTGACGAGGAGGAGgacttaaataaaatgtttgctgGGGAAGCTCCGAAAGAAAAAGGCGGAAAAATAGAAGCAAGAGATATATATTACCTTTTTGGTCTGTAA